From the Manis javanica isolate MJ-LG chromosome 13, MJ_LKY, whole genome shotgun sequence genome, one window contains:
- the MTRES1 gene encoding mitochondrial transcription rescue factor 1 isoform X1 — protein sequence MSYMQMPGAPRTMAMTSVRLPAGVLGKPDAWTGLWALLRGMPSPKLAVSWNRYLYFSSTKLNASNCKVLFHNIFSLRLPGLLISPKYLFPFSKRLKSNISSKKSTKKTLQKAEDEEDSDEDRDGGEVGRQEGELQEDPSAARDYKDLETVVPSFRYDVVLKTGLAVGRTQVEDAFYKGELRLNGEKLWKKSRTVKVGDMLDLLLGEEKEAETETVMRILLKSVSEEKTESEKYRVVLRRWKKLKLPKKSVSK from the exons ATGAGTTATATGCAGATGCCTGGG GCCCCGCGCACCATGGCCATGACTAGCGTCCGACTGCCTGCCGGTGTTCTAGGAAAGCCAGACGCCTGGACggggctctgggctctgctgcGAGGGATGCCTTCACCCAAGCTCGCCGTTTCCTGGAACCGATACTTATATTTTTCTAGTACCAAGTTAAATGCATCCAATTGTAAAGTACTTTTCCATAACATTTTCTCCCTGAGACTCCCAGGGCTTTTAATATCTCCAAAATATCTGTTCCCATTTTCCAAAAGACTCAAAAGTAATATAAGCTCTAAAAAATCCACTAAAAAGACTCTGCAGAAAGCTGAAGATGAAGAGGACTCCGATGAGGACAGGGACGGAGGTGAGGTGGGCCGGCAGGAGGGGGAGCTCCAGGAGGACCCCAGCGCCGCCAGGGACTATAAGGATCTGGAAACAGTAGTGCCGTCTTTCCGATATGACGTCGTCCTGAAGACAGGCCTTGCCGTTGGGAGGAC ccaagtgGAAGATGCATTCTACAAAGGTGAACTCAGGCTGAATGGGGAGAAATTATGGAAGAAAAGCAGAACG gtGAAAGTGGGAGACATGTTAGATCTTCTCCTTGgagaggagaaggaagcagaaacGGAGACAGTGATGCGGATTCTCCTAAAAAGCGTGTCTGAGGAGAAAACTGAAAGCGAGAAATACCGCGTGGTGTTACGACGGTGGAAAAAGTTAAAGTTGCCTAAAAAGAGTGTGTCTAAATAA
- the MTRES1 gene encoding mitochondrial transcription rescue factor 1 isoform X2, with the protein MAMTSVRLPAGVLGKPDAWTGLWALLRGMPSPKLAVSWNRYLYFSSTKLNASNCKVLFHNIFSLRLPGLLISPKYLFPFSKRLKSNISSKKSTKKTLQKAEDEEDSDEDRDGGEVGRQEGELQEDPSAARDYKDLETVVPSFRYDVVLKTGLAVGRTQVEDAFYKGELRLNGEKLWKKSRTVKVGDMLDLLLGEEKEAETETVMRILLKSVSEEKTESEKYRVVLRRWKKLKLPKKSVSK; encoded by the exons ATGGCCATGACTAGCGTCCGACTGCCTGCCGGTGTTCTAGGAAAGCCAGACGCCTGGACggggctctgggctctgctgcGAGGGATGCCTTCACCCAAGCTCGCCGTTTCCTGGAACCGATACTTATATTTTTCTAGTACCAAGTTAAATGCATCCAATTGTAAAGTACTTTTCCATAACATTTTCTCCCTGAGACTCCCAGGGCTTTTAATATCTCCAAAATATCTGTTCCCATTTTCCAAAAGACTCAAAAGTAATATAAGCTCTAAAAAATCCACTAAAAAGACTCTGCAGAAAGCTGAAGATGAAGAGGACTCCGATGAGGACAGGGACGGAGGTGAGGTGGGCCGGCAGGAGGGGGAGCTCCAGGAGGACCCCAGCGCCGCCAGGGACTATAAGGATCTGGAAACAGTAGTGCCGTCTTTCCGATATGACGTCGTCCTGAAGACAGGCCTTGCCGTTGGGAGGAC ccaagtgGAAGATGCATTCTACAAAGGTGAACTCAGGCTGAATGGGGAGAAATTATGGAAGAAAAGCAGAACG gtGAAAGTGGGAGACATGTTAGATCTTCTCCTTGgagaggagaaggaagcagaaacGGAGACAGTGATGCGGATTCTCCTAAAAAGCGTGTCTGAGGAGAAAACTGAAAGCGAGAAATACCGCGTGGTGTTACGACGGTGGAAAAAGTTAAAGTTGCCTAAAAAGAGTGTGTCTAAATAA